In a single window of the Gemmatimonadota bacterium genome:
- the pgl gene encoding 6-phosphogluconolactonase, with amino-acid sequence MIEVAPDPAGLANRAATRIVATARRAIADRGECVLLLSGGTTPQATYARLASPEFAGQVDWSRVHIALGDERYVPADDPRSNFRMIREILTSRVPIPVANVHPVDVARPPIEAALAYERTLRTLLGSGRPDLVLLGLGDDGHTASLFPGHAAVREQVRWVVAEEIAEQVMWRITVTPPLLNAAREVIFLVSGAAKADVLRSVLEPPRDPDSLPAQVIHPGSGRLDWLVDEAAAGR; translated from the coding sequence ATGATCGAAGTCGCGCCCGACCCGGCCGGACTCGCGAATCGCGCGGCCACGCGCATCGTCGCCACGGCGCGACGCGCGATTGCCGACCGCGGCGAATGCGTGCTGTTGCTGTCGGGCGGGACGACACCGCAGGCAACGTACGCCCGACTGGCCTCGCCCGAGTTCGCGGGCCAGGTCGATTGGTCGCGGGTCCACATCGCCCTCGGCGATGAGCGCTACGTTCCGGCGGACGACCCGCGAAGCAATTTCCGGATGATCCGCGAGATCCTGACCTCGCGGGTGCCGATTCCCGTTGCGAACGTGCATCCGGTCGACGTGGCGCGGCCGCCGATCGAGGCGGCCCTCGCCTACGAGCGCACGTTGCGCACTCTGCTCGGCAGTGGCCGCCCCGATCTGGTCCTCCTCGGCCTCGGCGACGATGGTCACACCGCGTCGCTCTTTCCCGGGCACGCCGCGGTCCGCGAGCAGGTACGCTGGGTTGTGGCCGAGGAAATCGCCGAGCAGGTGATGTGGCGGATCACGGTGACGCCGCCGCTTCTCAATGCCGCGCGCGAAGTCATCTTTCTGGTGAGCGGCGCGGCCAAGGCCGATGTGCTGCGCAGCGTCCTGGAACCGCCACGCGACCCCGATTCACTGCCGGCCCAGGTGATCCATCCGGGTAGCGGTCGCCTGGACTGGCTGGTGGACGAGGCCGCTGCGGGACGGTAG
- a CDS encoding beta-L-arabinofuranosidase domain-containing protein, producing MSYQPDRREFLATTAAMGAMLALPGASPESTAAPVRRVTFAARPFDLKAVRLRPGIFRDALDVNRRYLMSLDPDRLLHSFRTTAGLPSTAEPYYGWEAPNNELRGHFVGHYLSGCALMGAQLGDGEVRRRGDLIVDGLAACQRADGYLSAFPDELFQRLRDGKSVWAPFYTLHKIMAGLLDSYTLSGNARALEMVTKMAEWTRTWAEPLDAARMARVLNNEHGGMADTLYQLATATGNSAWSTLAQRFHHERILTPLAEQRDTLTKVHSNTTIPKILGAARHYNLTGEQRSRDIAEFFWKTVTQRRSYVTGGSSSGELWLGEPGNLTNTLSWDTEESCVTYNMLKLTRDIMAWNADAQAADYYERALFNGMLGTQHPRDGEKLYYLALASGFWRYFGTPDKGFWCCHGSGVESFSKFGDSIYFRSDDGLYVNQFIASELDWPERGLRIVQDTTFPHEATTRLRISAKHGVSMALRLRVPSWTTGATVKVNGLKVKNAVATPGQWLTLKRTWRDTDLVEFTTPMSLHTEALPGEPTQQAVMFGPLVLAGRLGAEGLTPDVLRAPPTPVRMSPDNPAKPIAVAPIRASGDVTNWVTPVAGKTLEFQTKGQSEPITLVPFNSIMDERFVVYWQVNPPGAG from the coding sequence GTGAGTTACCAACCAGATCGCCGTGAATTCCTCGCGACCACCGCGGCGATGGGCGCCATGCTCGCCCTCCCTGGTGCGTCACCGGAGAGCACGGCGGCGCCGGTCCGGCGGGTCACCTTTGCGGCGCGGCCCTTCGACCTGAAGGCAGTGCGGCTCCGGCCTGGAATCTTTCGCGACGCCCTCGATGTCAATCGCCGCTACCTGATGTCGCTCGATCCCGATCGGCTGTTGCACTCCTTCCGCACGACCGCCGGGCTCCCGTCCACGGCCGAGCCGTACTACGGCTGGGAAGCGCCCAATAACGAATTGCGTGGACATTTTGTGGGCCACTATCTCAGTGGCTGCGCGCTGATGGGGGCACAACTCGGAGATGGCGAAGTCCGCCGCCGCGGCGACCTGATCGTCGATGGCCTCGCCGCGTGCCAGCGTGCGGATGGGTACCTCAGTGCCTTCCCCGATGAACTCTTCCAGCGACTTCGCGATGGCAAGTCGGTCTGGGCGCCGTTCTACACCCTCCACAAGATCATGGCCGGGCTGCTCGACAGTTACACGCTGAGCGGCAACGCGCGGGCGCTCGAGATGGTCACGAAGATGGCGGAATGGACACGGACGTGGGCCGAGCCGCTGGATGCCGCCCGCATGGCGCGGGTGCTGAACAACGAGCATGGCGGAATGGCCGACACGCTGTACCAGCTTGCGACCGCGACCGGGAACAGCGCCTGGTCGACGCTGGCGCAGCGCTTCCATCACGAGCGGATCCTCACGCCGCTGGCCGAGCAACGCGACACCCTCACCAAGGTGCACTCCAACACTACCATCCCGAAGATTCTCGGCGCTGCGCGGCACTACAACCTCACTGGCGAGCAGCGTTCGCGCGACATCGCGGAGTTCTTCTGGAAGACGGTAACGCAGCGACGCTCCTACGTGACGGGAGGCTCGAGCAGCGGCGAGCTCTGGCTGGGTGAACCGGGGAACCTGACGAACACGCTGTCGTGGGACACCGAAGAGAGCTGCGTCACCTACAACATGCTCAAGCTCACGCGTGATATCATGGCGTGGAACGCGGACGCGCAGGCCGCGGACTACTACGAGCGCGCGTTGTTCAACGGCATGCTCGGCACCCAGCATCCGCGCGACGGCGAGAAGCTGTACTATCTCGCGCTGGCCTCGGGTTTCTGGCGCTACTTCGGAACACCCGACAAGGGCTTCTGGTGCTGTCACGGATCGGGAGTCGAATCGTTCTCGAAGTTCGGTGACAGCATCTACTTCCGCAGTGATGACGGCCTCTACGTCAATCAGTTCATCGCCTCGGAGCTCGATTGGCCCGAACGCGGGCTGCGGATTGTTCAGGACACAACCTTCCCGCACGAAGCCACGACCCGACTCCGGATTTCGGCGAAGCACGGCGTATCGATGGCGCTGCGCCTGCGCGTCCCGAGCTGGACCACCGGCGCGACCGTGAAGGTGAACGGCTTGAAGGTCAAGAACGCGGTGGCCACGCCGGGCCAATGGCTCACCCTCAAGCGGACCTGGCGCGATACCGACCTGGTGGAGTTCACGACGCCGATGTCGCTCCACACCGAGGCGCTACCTGGCGAGCCCACCCAGCAAGCCGTGATGTTCGGACCACTGGTCCTCGCTGGCAGGCTGGGTGCCGAAGGGCTGACCCCCGACGTGCTTCGCGCGCCGCCGACACCGGTACGGATGTCCCCCGACAATCCTGCCAAGCCGATTGCGGTGGCACCGATCCGGGCGTCGGGCGACGTGACGAACTGGGTCACCCCGGTCGCGGGGAAGACGCTCGAATTCCAGACCAAAGGGCAGAGTGAGCCGATTACCCTGGTCCCGTTCAACTCGATCATGGACGAACGATTCGTGGTCTACTGGCAGGTCAACCCGCCAGGGGCGGGCTGA
- a CDS encoding TolC family protein — protein MRTFLGALALAAHASAGLGQQATGTTATGATAPIIGPECALAQSAAGARPDGPLCLSRAGAIAGALIANPQLQVAGAVAQQARAGKVMGAALPDPVFGAEWDNSKGPFGLGGHDSKVVGASITIPFVNKFRLNSRIGTAGIRQSESDSVTVRQAIAAQTSQTYDALLAALRHQANLRQADSLAVEFLARTQSRFEAGTVARLDVVNAQVGVAQARNDLMANEPDIANARASLNRLLGRPLGAPLVTADTLMVPETLPGIDALEAAALHQRPELRSLQHQRDGARAATTLSREFWLPDLTIGIAKDYDAAPTPGYLTTAISFPIPILYRNHSKGEIALAKSREDELAASYRDLTAAVSEEVRQSYAAAATAQRQAVFIRDELLPAARQAYRIAAASYALGGSSALEVNAARVALVAAESQYTDALAASNTARADLERAVASPLATFGTGVSQ, from the coding sequence ATGCGAACTTTTCTTGGCGCGCTCGCGCTGGCAGCCCATGCCAGCGCCGGGCTCGGTCAACAGGCAACAGGTACAACCGCTACCGGCGCGACGGCGCCGATCATCGGACCGGAATGCGCCCTGGCGCAGTCCGCGGCTGGTGCGCGACCCGATGGCCCACTCTGCCTCTCGCGGGCCGGAGCGATTGCCGGTGCGCTGATCGCGAATCCGCAGTTGCAGGTTGCCGGCGCCGTGGCGCAGCAGGCACGCGCCGGGAAGGTGATGGGTGCCGCGCTCCCCGACCCAGTCTTCGGCGCCGAGTGGGACAACTCGAAGGGCCCGTTCGGCCTCGGCGGCCACGACAGCAAAGTCGTCGGCGCCTCGATCACCATCCCGTTCGTCAACAAGTTCCGGCTCAACTCCAGGATCGGCACGGCGGGGATCCGGCAGAGCGAATCGGATTCGGTAACAGTGCGGCAGGCGATCGCGGCGCAGACTTCCCAGACCTACGACGCGTTGCTCGCGGCGCTGCGGCACCAGGCCAACCTGCGACAGGCCGACTCCCTCGCGGTGGAGTTTCTGGCCAGGACGCAGTCGCGCTTCGAGGCCGGCACAGTGGCGCGTCTCGATGTCGTGAACGCGCAGGTGGGCGTGGCTCAGGCCCGCAACGACCTGATGGCCAACGAGCCCGACATTGCCAATGCGCGGGCCTCGCTCAACCGGTTGCTCGGCCGACCGCTTGGCGCACCGCTGGTTACCGCAGACACGCTGATGGTTCCGGAGACGCTTCCCGGGATTGATGCCCTCGAAGCCGCGGCCCTGCACCAGCGCCCCGAGCTGCGATCGCTGCAACATCAGCGCGACGGCGCCCGGGCCGCGACCACACTGTCACGCGAGTTCTGGCTCCCCGATCTCACCATCGGCATCGCCAAGGATTACGACGCCGCCCCAACGCCAGGCTACCTCACCACGGCGATCTCGTTTCCGATTCCGATCCTCTATCGCAATCACTCGAAGGGTGAGATCGCCTTGGCGAAATCGCGCGAGGACGAACTCGCCGCGAGCTACCGCGACCTCACGGCCGCGGTGAGTGAAGAGGTGCGCCAGAGTTACGCTGCAGCGGCCACCGCCCAGCGCCAGGCCGTGTTCATCCGCGACGAACTGCTGCCGGCCGCACGCCAGGCCTATCGCATCGCCGCTGCGAGCTACGCCCTCGGCGGCTCGTCGGCGCTCGAGGTCAACGCTGCACGGGTGGCGCTGGTCGCTGCCGAAAGTCAGTACACCGATGCCCTCGCCGCTTCGAACACGGCGCGGGCCGACCTCGAGCGCGCGGTGGCCTCACCGCTCGCGACGTTTGGAACGGGAGTCTCCCAATGA
- a CDS encoding efflux RND transporter periplasmic adaptor subunit — MIGSPARNALALIFGITLAIAGCGRSKAPDTTTVTTSSDGGTVVTPEQRKQILTTPVERKAFSPTILTTGTVQFNGDKSTQMLATISGPVSRLLVNTGDVVHPGQQLATVASPDFASTVADYRKAEASLRNAQRIATLDEKLYANDALARAELDQAHSDLAAAEADRDAALQQVAALGVDSVSIEAIRQGKALASGQSALRAPIAGVVVERLITQGQLLEAGATPTFTIADLSSVWVMGQVFESDAGSVYRGEQVMIRIDGVADSFPGRIDYVGALVDPDSKALGVRILVPNLKQRLKQNMLVRVEIRGSRAREGIVIPVAAVLRDDDNLPFVYVDAGKDHFSRRRIGLGGRTGDVYEVTSGLAAGEQVVIQGALFLQQAAGSQ; from the coding sequence ATGATCGGCAGCCCGGCACGCAATGCGCTCGCGCTCATCTTTGGCATCACCCTGGCCATCGCAGGGTGCGGCCGCAGCAAGGCACCCGACACGACCACCGTCACCACCAGCAGCGATGGCGGCACGGTCGTGACGCCGGAGCAGCGCAAGCAGATCCTGACCACGCCGGTGGAACGGAAGGCGTTCTCGCCCACGATCCTCACCACCGGAACGGTGCAGTTCAACGGCGACAAGTCGACCCAGATGCTGGCGACGATTTCCGGGCCGGTCTCGCGGTTGCTCGTGAACACGGGGGATGTGGTCCATCCGGGACAGCAGCTCGCTACGGTCGCATCACCCGACTTCGCCAGCACCGTCGCCGACTATCGCAAGGCCGAGGCGTCTCTCCGGAATGCCCAGCGCATTGCGACTCTCGATGAGAAGCTTTACGCCAATGACGCACTGGCGCGCGCCGAACTCGATCAGGCCCATAGCGACCTCGCCGCCGCTGAAGCAGATCGCGACGCTGCCCTGCAGCAGGTGGCCGCGCTCGGAGTGGACTCGGTATCGATCGAAGCCATCCGCCAGGGGAAGGCGCTTGCGAGCGGACAATCGGCGCTGCGTGCGCCCATTGCAGGCGTCGTCGTCGAACGGCTGATCACGCAGGGGCAGTTGCTCGAGGCCGGAGCGACGCCGACCTTCACGATCGCGGACCTCAGCTCGGTGTGGGTGATGGGGCAGGTCTTCGAGAGCGATGCGGGTTCAGTGTATCGCGGCGAGCAGGTGATGATCAGGATCGATGGCGTCGCGGATTCGTTCCCGGGGCGAATCGACTACGTGGGCGCCCTCGTCGACCCCGACAGCAAGGCGCTCGGCGTCCGGATCCTGGTGCCGAACCTCAAGCAGCGCCTCAAGCAGAACATGCTGGTCCGCGTCGAAATCCGCGGTTCGCGTGCGCGCGAGGGGATCGTGATTCCGGTCGCGGCAGTGCTGCGCGACGACGACAATCTCCCCTTCGTCTATGTCGATGCCGGCAAGGACCATTTCAGTCGCCGGCGCATCGGACTCGGTGGCCGGACCGGCGATGTGTACGAGGTCACCAGCGGTCTTGCCGCGGGTGAACAGGTCGTGATCCAGGGCGCGCTCTTCCTCCAGCAGGCCGCCGGTTCCCAGTGA
- a CDS encoding CusA/CzcA family heavy metal efflux RND transporter: MTEPHSSHGHLPSADTSTTKLSVIHRIVATALAQPILVLLASVALVAVGIWSFSRLPIDAYPDLSPPIVSISTQWAGQAAEEIEREITVPIETELNGIPGVHVLRSVSFFGLSSVDLTFDDGVDPYFARQQVFERLADVELPDGVSAGVEPLFSPSGLVYRYVLESPDRSPMELKTINDWLIAKAYKSVKGVADMSGFGGPTMEYHVVLDPTRLAGAGLAVSDVVDALDKNNSNAGGGFYSEGGQFYYVRGLGRLQTPEDIGNVVLAVRGGTPILIRNVGQVEIGNAPRTGLFGFNKNSDAVEGVILMRTGEQAQTVLKGVQAKTAELNSSVLPKDIRIKPYYDRSNLIELTTRTVAENLGRGIFLVVAVLIFFLFDVRSGLIVAATIPLALLFAFICLDLKHIPANLLSIGAIDFGILVDGAVVMVENIHRTLARKHGTVYSIREVIAEAAAEVDRPIVYAVAIIVAGFLPIYVLTGPSGRLFTPMADTTIFALIGSLILALTVLPVLCAVVLRKGVQERRNGAFEWVRERYVRALDWCLARPRLTVGGSTAIFAAALLLATRLGAEFMPHLDEGALWVRATMPATISLDESARLVPQIREILSTFPEVTDVASEHGRPDDGSDATGFFNAEFFVGLKPYADWKGPYHTKAGLIDEVNKKLARFPGVEFNYTQPAEDAVDEAETGLKSSLAVKVFGSDLKVLEQKAFEIEAVLAQVRGITRITQVHELGQPSLNIKVDRARVAQYGINAGDVNTLIAAAVGGAAATKVVQGERSFDVVVRLQEESRRTPEQIGAILMATPSGKQVPLRELADIQVSSGASYIYRENNSRYIGVQFAVVGRDLAGAVQDAQKQVAAKVKLPGGYRADWGGEYEDYTASRGQLAFVLPLTIILIFVLLFALYRNFSFPLITVVGVVLSAPVGGLLALAATGTPLSVSSGIGFLALFGVSVQTAVVYISYVNELRLRGMGIASAAREAASHRLRPIMMTALVAALGLLPAAFSTGVGSDSQKPFALVIVGGLFSRLLISVFLMPVLYVGTAREGDRLEV; encoded by the coding sequence GTGACCGAGCCGCACAGCAGCCACGGCCATCTGCCGTCGGCCGACACCTCGACCACCAAGCTGTCGGTGATTCACCGCATAGTGGCCACCGCACTCGCGCAGCCGATCCTCGTCCTGCTCGCGAGTGTGGCACTGGTGGCCGTCGGCATCTGGTCATTTTCCCGGCTGCCGATTGACGCTTACCCCGACCTCTCCCCGCCGATCGTGAGCATCTCGACGCAGTGGGCCGGGCAGGCGGCCGAGGAGATCGAGCGCGAGATCACGGTGCCGATCGAGACCGAACTCAACGGCATTCCTGGCGTGCACGTGCTGCGCTCGGTGTCGTTCTTCGGACTCTCGTCGGTCGACCTCACGTTCGACGACGGCGTCGATCCGTATTTCGCGCGCCAGCAGGTATTCGAGCGACTCGCCGATGTTGAACTCCCCGACGGCGTCAGCGCCGGCGTGGAACCGCTCTTCTCGCCGTCCGGTCTCGTCTACCGCTATGTGCTGGAAAGCCCCGACCGATCGCCGATGGAACTCAAGACGATCAACGACTGGCTTATTGCCAAGGCTTACAAGTCGGTGAAGGGCGTGGCGGATATGTCGGGGTTCGGCGGCCCGACGATGGAATACCACGTGGTGCTCGATCCGACCCGGCTCGCCGGCGCGGGGCTGGCGGTGTCCGACGTGGTGGATGCCCTCGACAAAAACAACAGCAACGCCGGCGGCGGCTTCTACTCCGAGGGCGGGCAGTTCTACTACGTCCGCGGACTCGGTCGCCTGCAGACGCCCGAGGACATCGGCAACGTGGTGCTCGCCGTGCGTGGCGGCACACCCATCCTGATTCGCAACGTCGGTCAGGTCGAGATTGGGAACGCGCCCCGCACCGGGCTGTTCGGCTTCAACAAGAACAGTGACGCCGTCGAAGGCGTCATCCTGATGCGCACCGGCGAGCAGGCGCAGACCGTCCTGAAGGGGGTGCAGGCCAAGACGGCGGAGCTGAACAGCTCGGTGCTCCCCAAGGATATCCGGATTAAGCCGTACTACGACCGCAGCAATCTCATCGAGCTGACTACGCGCACGGTCGCGGAAAATCTCGGCCGCGGCATCTTTCTCGTGGTGGCGGTGCTGATCTTCTTCCTCTTCGATGTTCGCTCGGGGCTGATTGTCGCGGCGACCATTCCGCTGGCCCTGCTCTTCGCCTTCATCTGCCTCGACCTCAAGCACATTCCGGCGAACCTGCTGTCTATCGGTGCCATCGACTTCGGCATCCTGGTCGATGGCGCAGTGGTGATGGTCGAGAATATCCACCGGACGCTCGCCCGAAAACACGGCACGGTGTATTCCATCCGGGAAGTGATCGCCGAGGCGGCCGCGGAGGTCGATCGACCGATCGTGTATGCCGTCGCGATCATCGTGGCAGGGTTCCTCCCGATCTACGTGCTCACCGGCCCGTCAGGGCGGCTCTTCACGCCGATGGCCGACACCACGATCTTCGCGCTCATCGGTTCGTTGATCCTCGCACTCACGGTCCTGCCGGTGCTTTGCGCCGTGGTGCTTCGGAAGGGCGTGCAGGAGCGGCGCAACGGTGCCTTCGAGTGGGTTCGCGAGCGCTACGTCCGCGCGCTCGACTGGTGCCTGGCGCGGCCGCGTCTCACGGTGGGCGGGTCGACCGCGATCTTTGCCGCCGCACTGCTGCTCGCGACCCGCCTGGGTGCGGAGTTCATGCCGCACCTTGATGAAGGGGCGCTCTGGGTCCGGGCCACGATGCCCGCGACCATCTCGCTGGACGAATCGGCGCGGCTGGTGCCGCAGATCCGCGAGATTCTGAGCACCTTTCCCGAGGTCACCGATGTGGCCTCGGAGCACGGCCGCCCCGATGACGGCAGCGATGCCACCGGGTTCTTCAACGCCGAATTCTTCGTCGGACTCAAGCCGTACGCCGACTGGAAGGGCCCCTATCACACCAAGGCCGGCTTGATTGACGAGGTCAACAAGAAACTCGCCCGATTCCCCGGCGTGGAATTCAACTACACTCAGCCCGCAGAAGATGCCGTCGACGAGGCCGAGACCGGGCTCAAGAGCTCGCTCGCGGTGAAGGTCTTCGGGAGTGATCTCAAGGTACTGGAGCAGAAGGCCTTCGAGATTGAAGCGGTACTGGCGCAGGTCCGCGGCATCACCCGGATCACTCAGGTTCACGAACTCGGCCAGCCCTCGCTCAACATCAAGGTCGATCGGGCCCGGGTCGCGCAGTACGGTATCAATGCGGGGGACGTCAACACCCTGATCGCGGCGGCTGTGGGCGGCGCGGCGGCCACCAAGGTGGTGCAGGGCGAACGAAGCTTTGATGTGGTGGTGCGATTGCAGGAAGAATCCCGGCGCACGCCGGAGCAGATCGGCGCGATCCTGATGGCGACCCCGAGCGGCAAGCAGGTACCGCTCCGCGAGCTCGCCGACATCCAGGTCTCGAGCGGCGCATCCTACATCTACCGCGAGAACAATTCGCGCTATATCGGGGTCCAGTTCGCGGTGGTCGGTCGCGATCTCGCGGGTGCAGTTCAGGATGCCCAGAAGCAGGTTGCGGCGAAGGTGAAGCTCCCCGGCGGCTATCGTGCCGACTGGGGCGGCGAGTACGAGGACTATACCGCGTCGCGCGGGCAGCTCGCGTTCGTGTTACCGCTCACCATCATCCTGATTTTCGTGCTGCTCTTCGCGCTGTACCGCAACTTCTCGTTTCCGCTGATTACCGTGGTGGGTGTCGTGCTTTCGGCGCCGGTAGGAGGGCTGCTCGCACTTGCGGCCACCGGCACACCACTCTCCGTCTCGTCGGGGATCGGCTTCCTCGCGCTCTTCGGCGTCTCGGTGCAGACCGCCGTGGTCTACATCTCCTACGTCAACGAATTGCGCTTGCGAGGGATGGGCATCGCCTCGGCCGCACGCGAAGCGGCCTCGCACCGACTCCGACCGATCATGATGACGGCGCTGGTCGCCGCGCTCGGCCTGTTGCCTGCGGCCTTTTCGACCGGAGTCGGTTCCGACTCGCAGAAGCCGTTCGCGCTGGTGATTGTGGGGGGACTCTTCTCGCGATTGCTGATCTCGGTCTTCCTGATGCCGGTGCTCTATGTCGGCACGGCGCGCGAGGGCGACCGACTCGAGGTCTAG
- a CDS encoding translation initiation factor Sui1, with amino-acid sequence MPSRPRPPRGGLVYSTELGRTCPDCRQQINQCRCRHSTAVPAGDGIVRVGRETSGRKGKGVTVIRGVPLSPADLEQLGTQLKKRCGSGGTVKDGVIEIQGDHRDVVIAELTVRGMKVKRVGG; translated from the coding sequence ATGCCATCGCGACCCCGCCCGCCACGCGGCGGCCTGGTCTACTCTACCGAGCTGGGGCGAACCTGCCCCGATTGTCGTCAGCAGATCAACCAGTGTCGCTGCCGCCACTCGACGGCCGTGCCCGCTGGCGATGGCATCGTGCGCGTCGGTCGCGAAACGAGTGGCCGGAAAGGGAAGGGCGTCACGGTGATCCGTGGTGTCCCCCTTTCTCCCGCCGACCTCGAACAGCTGGGCACTCAGCTCAAGAAGCGCTGTGGTTCCGGCGGCACCGTGAAGGACGGCGTCATCGAGATTCAGGGCGATCACCGGGATGTGGTGATCGCCGAGCTGACCGTGCGCGGGATGAAGGTGAAGCGTGTCGGCGGCTGA
- a CDS encoding GNAT family N-acetyltransferase produces the protein MPTIEIRAAVPEDTPLILTLIKGLAEYERLADSVVATEPLIHASLFGSRPDAEVIIAEVDGAPAGFALFFHNYSTFLAQRGLYLEDLFVFPAFRGLGIGTRLLVRLAAIALERNCGRLEWSVLDWNADAIRFYESLGAVPMSEWTIFRVTGSALDALAVRSEGV, from the coding sequence ATGCCGACGATCGAGATCCGCGCCGCCGTGCCCGAGGATACGCCGTTGATCCTCACCCTCATCAAGGGACTGGCGGAGTATGAACGCCTCGCCGATTCGGTGGTGGCGACGGAACCGCTGATCCACGCGTCGCTCTTCGGTTCCCGACCAGATGCAGAGGTGATCATCGCCGAAGTCGACGGAGCCCCCGCCGGCTTTGCCCTCTTCTTCCACAACTATTCGACCTTCCTCGCCCAGCGCGGCCTCTACCTCGAAGATCTCTTCGTCTTCCCGGCATTTCGTGGTCTGGGCATCGGTACCAGACTCCTGGTACGGCTCGCGGCGATTGCCCTCGAACGGAACTGTGGCCGACTCGAGTGGTCGGTGCTCGACTGGAACGCCGACGCCATCCGCTTCTATGAGTCGCTTGGCGCCGTGCCGATGTCGGAATGGACCATCTTTCGTGTCACCGGGAGCGCGCTCGATGCGCTCGCGGTGCGATCGGAGGGAGTATGA